A genomic window from Silene latifolia isolate original U9 population chromosome Y, ASM4854445v1, whole genome shotgun sequence includes:
- the LOC141632306 gene encoding protein FAR1-RELATED SEQUENCE 5-like, protein MDYSKCLIVPYKNDAYKQNFMAHYREWKALIQILFERLGREEKKNMAMVCKGWSKWFLIGNDPEFKYQENGTYIVTRFDEAHNHPLASPESTIFLKGNRKMTEVQKQFVTKVKVLKLGGVKAYRGWKELCGGYNNIGATEVDFKNFVRDIKTYIGNFDAQMFVENLIGRKDTCSSFYFDFIVDENKCLAEVFWADPICIKNYMLFGEVLSADATYRTNKYDMVFMPFTGVDHHKRCITFGAGLIGDESIECYTWLFKTFLEAMGGCQPRIIITDQDKSMKSVVPEVFKESTHRLCM, encoded by the exons atggactACTCAAAATGCCTGATAGTTCCCTACAAGAATGATGCTTACAAACAAAATTTCATGGCCCATTATAGGGAATGGAAA GCTTTGATCCAGATTTTGTTTGAGCGACTTGggagggaagaaaagaaaaacatggcCATGGTGTGCAAGGGCTGGTCAAAGTGGTTTCTTATAGGGAACGACCCAGAG TTTAAATACCAAGAAAATGGAACTTATATTGTTACCAGATTCGATGAAGCGCATAACCATCCACTTGCTTCGCCTGAATCTACCATATTCTTGAAAGGAAACCGAAAAATGACAGAGGTACAGAAGCAATTTGTCACAAAGGTAAAGGTGCTAAAACTAGGTGGTGTGAAAGCCTATAGAGGTTGGAAGGAGCTGTGTGGAGGTTACAACAACATTGGGGCTACTGAGGTTGATTTCAAAAACTTTGTCAGGGACATAAAAACCTACATTGGTAATTTTGATGCACAAATGTTTGTTGAAAATCTTATAGGGAGAAAAGACACATGCagttcattttactttgattttatagTAGATGAAAACAAGTGCCTGGCTGAAGTGTTTTGGGCAGATCCGATCTGCATAAAGAACTACATGCTGTTCGGTGAGGTTTTATCAGCAGATGCTACATATagaacaaacaagtacgatatggtgTTTATGCCTTTCACAGGAGTTGATCACCACAAAAGGTGCATAACGTTTGGAGCTGGGTTGATAGGTGATGAAAGTATTGAGTGTTATACATGGTTGTTCAAGACATTTTTGGAAGCAATGGGCGGGTGCCAACCGAGAATTATAATTACTGATCAGGACAAATCAATGAAGTCGGTGGTCCCGGAAGTGTTTAAGGAGTCAACACACAGACTGTgcatgtaa